A section of the Rhodobacter sp. genome encodes:
- a CDS encoding aspartate aminotransferase family protein, with protein sequence MPPDLTADPALDPAPVPHPDLTVPRPPAGAARRALDPERVAAFAAREAVRFARARPRTRALLDQGAAPWLAGVPMHWMRDWPSPFPLVVTRAQGARLTDADGFDIDDFCLGDTGSMFGHSPEPVARAIRKQARRGLTTMLPTRAALRVGALLQDRFGPFLWQIATTATDANRMALRIARAVTGRDKVLVFNGCYHGTVQDTMVTLDHGRTMARRGLVGQVFDLSLGAVAVEFNDLEAVEAALATDEIAAILTEPVMTNSCMVLPQAGFHDGLRTLSRQYGALLILDETHTISTGLGGYMRRHSLSPDLFVLGKCVAGGIPAAILGLAPSVAERLARYDATRPPGHSGMGTTLSGNPLQMAALEATLDAVMTAEAHARMDAGAERLARGLAAATARHDLDWHIARVGARVEFICAPGPLRNGTEAAAAHAPDAEAALHLGLLNRGCLIAPFHNMMLVSPVTRKRQIDRLVTAFDEILTELTR encoded by the coding sequence ATGCCCCCCGACCTGACCGCCGACCCGGCCCTCGATCCGGCCCCTGTTCCGCACCCGGACCTGACCGTTCCGCGCCCCCCGGCCGGAGCCGCGCGCCGCGCCCTCGACCCCGAGCGAGTCGCGGCCTTTGCCGCGCGCGAGGCCGTGCGTTTCGCCCGGGCCCGGCCGCGCACCCGCGCGCTGCTCGATCAAGGCGCTGCGCCCTGGCTCGCCGGGGTGCCGATGCACTGGATGCGCGACTGGCCCTCGCCCTTTCCGCTGGTCGTGACCCGCGCGCAAGGTGCCCGCCTGACCGATGCCGACGGATTCGACATCGACGATTTCTGCCTGGGCGACACGGGGTCGATGTTCGGCCATTCGCCCGAACCCGTCGCCCGCGCGATCCGCAAACAGGCGCGGCGCGGCCTGACGACGATGCTGCCGACCCGCGCCGCGCTGCGTGTCGGCGCGCTGTTGCAAGACCGGTTCGGCCCGTTCCTGTGGCAGATCGCCACCACCGCGACCGATGCGAACCGCATGGCGCTGCGCATCGCCCGCGCGGTCACCGGCCGCGACAAGGTGCTGGTCTTCAACGGCTGCTATCATGGCACGGTGCAGGACACGATGGTCACCCTGGATCACGGCCGGACCATGGCGCGCCGGGGACTGGTCGGTCAGGTCTTTGACTTGTCGCTGGGCGCCGTCGCGGTCGAATTCAACGACCTCGAGGCCGTCGAGGCGGCGCTGGCCACCGACGAGATCGCGGCGATCCTGACCGAGCCGGTGATGACCAATTCCTGCATGGTCCTGCCCCAGGCCGGGTTCCACGACGGCCTGCGCACCCTGAGCCGCCAGTATGGCGCGTTGCTGATCCTGGACGAGACACACACGATCTCGACCGGGCTGGGCGGCTACATGCGGCGCCATTCCCTGAGCCCGGATCTGTTCGTGCTGGGCAAATGCGTCGCCGGGGGCATTCCGGCGGCCATCCTGGGTCTTGCGCCATCGGTCGCCGAGCGCCTCGCGCGCTACGACGCGACGCGCCCGCCGGGGCATTCGGGCATGGGCACCACGTTGTCGGGCAATCCGCTGCAAATGGCCGCGCTCGAAGCCACGCTCGACGCCGTCATGACCGCCGAGGCCCATGCCCGCATGGACGCCGGCGCGGAACGCCTGGCGCGAGGGCTTGCGGCGGCGACGGCGCGGCACGATCTGGACTGGCACATTGCCCGGGTCGGCGCGCGGGTCGAATTCATCTGCGCCCCCGGCCCCTTGCGCAACGGCACCGAGGCCGCCGCCGCCCATGCCCCCGACGCCGAGGCCGCGCTGCATCTGGGCCTGCTGAACCGGGGCTGCCTGATCGCGCCGTTCCACAATATGATGCTGGTCTCGCCCGTGACGCGCAAGCGTCAGATCGACCGGCTCGTGACCGCCTTTGACGAGATCCTGACCGAGTTGACCCGATGA
- a CDS encoding glutamine synthetase, protein MTETCPSGATKAEAEAFLNAHPSVEAIDILLHDSNGIGRGKIIRRHELMSVFESGRHLPISILGLDIVGEDVHETGLIWDAGDGDLRAWPVPGTLKALHGTDPARAEMFLGQYHLDGTPMLSDPRHALARQVRALAEMGLHPSAAFELEFFLLDPERDALGRVQPARDVLDGRFSAKTEVYSVDQLIGMQPLFDDIYAGASKAGITAETLISEYAPGQYELTLHYRDDILTAADDLVRLKRIVRAQARRHGVVACFMAKPIADYAGSGMHLHVSLRDDAGRNVFTEAPGADWSGTIRHALGGLIRTMGESMLVFAPHANSWRRFAAQSYAPVAPTWGVNNRSVALRIPAGDRRARRIEHRPSGVDANPYLVAATVLAGMRKGLIERIDPGPETTGNGYAADAGDIPRDWRAAIEAAQDSVFLKEALGAEMHRTFTAVKGAEYARVARTIPDVDFDLYLHRV, encoded by the coding sequence ATGACCGAGACCTGCCCCTCGGGCGCCACCAAGGCCGAAGCCGAAGCCTTTCTGAACGCCCATCCATCGGTCGAGGCCATCGACATCCTGCTGCATGATTCCAACGGCATCGGACGAGGCAAGATCATCCGGCGACACGAGTTGATGTCGGTCTTTGAAAGCGGGCGGCATCTGCCGATCTCGATCCTGGGGCTGGATATCGTCGGCGAGGACGTTCACGAAACCGGCCTGATCTGGGACGCGGGCGACGGCGATCTGCGGGCCTGGCCGGTGCCCGGCACCCTGAAGGCGCTGCACGGCACCGACCCGGCGCGGGCCGAGATGTTCCTGGGGCAATACCACCTCGATGGCACGCCGATGCTGTCGGACCCGCGCCACGCGCTGGCACGGCAGGTGCGCGCCCTGGCCGAAATGGGCCTGCACCCCTCGGCCGCGTTCGAGCTGGAGTTCTTTCTGCTCGATCCCGAACGCGACGCACTGGGCCGGGTTCAGCCCGCCCGCGACGTGCTGGATGGACGGTTCTCGGCCAAGACCGAGGTCTATTCGGTCGATCAGCTGATCGGCATGCAACCGCTGTTCGACGATATCTATGCGGGCGCCTCCAAGGCCGGCATCACCGCCGAGACGCTGATTTCGGAATACGCGCCGGGGCAATACGAGCTGACGCTGCATTACCGCGACGACATCCTGACCGCCGCCGACGATCTGGTGCGGCTGAAACGGATCGTACGGGCGCAAGCGCGCCGCCACGGGGTGGTGGCGTGTTTCATGGCGAAACCGATCGCCGATTACGCGGGCTCGGGGATGCATCTGCACGTCTCGTTGCGCGACGACGCCGGTCGCAATGTGTTCACCGAGGCGCCGGGCGCGGACTGGAGCGGGACAATCCGCCACGCGCTGGGCGGGCTGATACGGACGATGGGCGAATCGATGCTGGTCTTTGCGCCGCACGCGAATTCCTGGCGGCGCTTTGCGGCGCAATCCTATGCCCCGGTCGCGCCCACCTGGGGGGTCAACAACCGATCGGTCGCGCTGCGCATACCGGCCGGCGACCGGCGGGCGCGGCGGATCGAACACCGCCCCTCGGGCGTGGACGCGAACCCCTATCTGGTGGCGGCGACGGTGCTGGCGGGGATGCGCAAGGGCCTGATCGAGCGCATCGACCCGGGTCCCGAGACCACCGGCAACGGCTACGCGGCCGACGCGGGCGACATCCCCCGCGACTGGCGCGCGGCGATCGAGGCGGCGCAAGACTCGGTGTTCCTGAAAGAGGCGCTGGGCGCGGAGATGCACCGCACCTTTACCGCCGTGAAGGGCGCCGAATACGCGCGCGTGGCGCGGACCATCCCGGACGTGGATTTCGATCTCTATCTGCACCGGGTGTAG
- a CDS encoding CapA family protein, which produces MRALVFALSLLVSPAAAQVCAPADLPALNGCVGRARVSIAIAGDVLVHRALAWRGYARGFASLWGAAEPALRGADLAIANLEGPVAPGFQRDGRRVADPGPVFDDVVYTEYPRFNYHPVLIRALRAAGVDVVTTANNHAMDRGAAGADATLRALDAGGLAHVGTVAGGQAPWRALRLRTSVGPLALVACSFGTNGLADPRHQVPRCYDDRAGLLALVRAEAARGAGVLVLPHWGQEYALEPDRAQQALARDLAAAGAMAVVGTHPHVPQPWEDLRGPRGLVPVVYSTGNFIAAQPPLERATAQLAWLSLCAGAQGPVVAGAGYVPLQMEFAGADPSLTLPRPGSGDPRQEAGLALLARLIPGRALSLSCR; this is translated from the coding sequence ATGCGCGCCCTGGTGTTTGCCCTTTCGCTTCTGGTTTCGCCCGCAGCGGCGCAGGTCTGCGCCCCGGCGGACCTGCCCGCGCTCAACGGTTGCGTGGGGCGCGCGCGGGTGAGCATCGCCATCGCCGGGGATGTGCTGGTGCATCGGGCCCTGGCGTGGCGCGGCTATGCGCGGGGGTTCGCGAGCCTTTGGGGGGCGGCCGAGCCGGCGCTGCGGGGCGCCGATCTGGCCATCGCCAATCTGGAGGGGCCGGTCGCGCCCGGGTTTCAGCGCGATGGTCGGCGGGTGGCGGACCCGGGCCCGGTGTTCGACGATGTGGTCTATACCGAATACCCGCGATTCAACTATCATCCGGTGTTGATCCGCGCCTTGCGCGCGGCGGGCGTGGACGTGGTCACGACGGCGAACAATCACGCGATGGACCGGGGCGCGGCGGGAGCGGACGCAACCTTGCGGGCGCTCGACGCGGGCGGGTTGGCGCATGTCGGCACGGTGGCCGGTGGCCAGGCGCCCTGGCGGGCGCTGCGGCTGCGCACGTCGGTGGGTCCGCTGGCACTGGTCGCGTGCAGTTTTGGCACGAACGGGCTGGCCGATCCCCGCCATCAGGTTCCACGGTGTTACGACGATCGCGCCGGTTTGCTGGCCCTGGTTCGGGCCGAGGCCGCGCGCGGCGCCGGCGTTCTGGTGTTGCCGCACTGGGGGCAGGAATACGCGCTGGAGCCCGACCGCGCGCAGCAAGCCCTCGCCCGCGATCTGGCGGCGGCGGGGGCGATGGCGGTGGTCGGCACGCATCCGCATGTGCCGCAACCCTGGGAGGACCTGCGCGGCCCGCGCGGCCTGGTGCCGGTGGTCTATTCGACCGGCAACTTCATCGCCGCGCAGCCGCCGCTGGAGCGCGCGACCGCGCAACTGGCCTGGCTGTCGCTTTGCGCCGGCGCCCAAGGGCCGGTGGTGGCCGGCGCGGGCTATGTGCCGTTGCAGATGGAATTCGCCGGCGCCGACCCTTCGCTGACGCTGCCCCGGCCCGGCAGCGGCGATCCACGGCAAGAGGCCGGCCTGGCGTTGCTGGCGCGGCTGATCCCGGGACGCGCGCTGTCGCTGTCGTGCCGCTAG
- a CDS encoding DUF808 domain-containing protein, translating into MSGLIALLDDVAGIAKVAAAQIDDVAAQAAKAGAKAAGAVIDDAAVTPKYVHGFSPARELPIVGKIALGSIRNKLLILLPLALLLSNFAPWLITPLLMLGGSYLCFEGAEKVWHLFRPGTAHADGHVTAAGDPVHLEQQKVAGAIKTDFILSAEIMTIILAALPQDQPVWIEGGALALAAVGITVVVYGGVAVIVKADDLGLWLARVGRLSATRALGRGIVAVMPGFLTALTLVGTAAMIWVGGSILVHGLHELGWHLPAEWIAQRAETAATAVNQAAGLVHWAVTAFFDGVLGLAWGLMLIPVATWAVDPLLRRLAGAKPAH; encoded by the coding sequence ATGAGCGGGCTGATCGCATTGCTGGACGACGTCGCGGGCATCGCCAAGGTCGCCGCCGCGCAGATCGACGACGTGGCGGCCCAGGCGGCCAAGGCCGGCGCCAAGGCGGCGGGCGCGGTGATCGACGACGCGGCCGTGACGCCCAAATACGTTCACGGTTTCTCGCCCGCGCGCGAATTGCCCATCGTCGGCAAGATTGCCCTGGGGTCGATCCGCAACAAGCTGCTGATCCTGTTGCCGCTGGCGCTGCTGCTGTCGAATTTCGCGCCGTGGCTGATCACACCCCTGCTGATGCTGGGAGGCTCGTATCTGTGTTTCGAAGGGGCGGAAAAGGTCTGGCACCTGTTCCGGCCCGGGACCGCCCATGCCGACGGCCATGTGACGGCCGCGGGCGATCCCGTGCATCTGGAACAGCAGAAGGTCGCCGGCGCGATCAAGACCGATTTCATCCTCTCGGCCGAGATCATGACGATCATCCTGGCCGCCCTGCCGCAAGATCAGCCGGTCTGGATCGAAGGCGGCGCGCTGGCGCTGGCGGCCGTCGGCATCACGGTGGTGGTCTACGGCGGCGTCGCGGTGATCGTCAAGGCGGACGACCTGGGCCTGTGGCTGGCGCGGGTCGGGCGGCTGTCGGCGACCCGGGCGCTGGGGCGCGGAATCGTCGCCGTGATGCCCGGCTTCCTGACAGCGCTCACGCTGGTCGGCACGGCGGCGATGATCTGGGTCGGCGGGTCGATCCTGGTGCATGGGCTGCACGAACTGGGCTGGCATCTGCCTGCCGAGTGGATCGCGCAGCGCGCCGAGACCGCCGCCACAGCCGTCAACCAGGCGGCAGGGTTGGTCCATTGGGCGGTCACCGCGTTCTTCGACGGTGTGCTGGGGCTGGCCTGGGGGCTCATGCTGATCCCCGTGGCGACCTGGGCCGTCGATCCCCTCCTGCGGCGGCTTGCGGGCGCGAAACCCGCGCATTGA
- the cobS gene encoding cobaltochelatase subunit CobS translates to MLDTHAKPTEELDVRELFGIDTEMKVKGFAERTDRVPELDPTYKFDPDTTMAILAGFAYNRRVMIQGYHGTGKSTHIEQVAARLNWPTVRVNLDSHISRIDLIGKDAIKLRDGKQVTEFHEGILPWALRNPCAIVFDEYDAGRADVMFVIQRVLEHDGKLTLLDQNEIITPHPAFRLFATANTVGLGDTTGLYHGTQQINQAQMDRWSLVATLNYLSHDAETNIVLAKNPHYNTQKGRQEISQMVTVADLTRTAFMKGQLSTVMSPRTVINWAENARIFRNVGYAFRLTFLNKCDELERQTVAEFYQRCFGEELPESAASVALG, encoded by the coding sequence ATGCTCGATACCCACGCGAAACCCACCGAGGAACTCGATGTCCGCGAACTCTTTGGTATCGACACCGAAATGAAGGTGAAGGGCTTCGCCGAGCGAACCGACCGCGTGCCCGAACTGGACCCGACCTACAAGTTCGACCCCGACACCACGATGGCAATTCTGGCAGGCTTTGCCTACAATCGCCGCGTGATGATCCAGGGCTATCACGGCACCGGGAAATCGACCCATATCGAACAGGTCGCGGCGCGGCTGAACTGGCCGACGGTGCGCGTGAACCTGGACAGCCACATCAGCCGGATCGACCTGATCGGCAAGGACGCGATCAAGCTGCGCGACGGCAAGCAGGTGACCGAATTCCACGAAGGCATCCTGCCCTGGGCGCTGCGAAACCCCTGCGCCATCGTGTTCGACGAATACGACGCCGGGCGCGCCGACGTGATGTTCGTCATCCAGCGCGTGCTGGAGCATGACGGCAAGCTGACGCTGCTGGACCAGAACGAGATCATCACCCCGCACCCGGCGTTCCGACTGTTCGCGACCGCGAACACCGTGGGCCTGGGGGATACCACCGGCCTGTATCACGGCACGCAGCAGATCAACCAGGCGCAGATGGACCGCTGGTCCCTGGTTGCGACGCTGAACTACCTGTCGCACGACGCCGAGACGAACATCGTGCTGGCCAAGAACCCCCATTACAACACCCAGAAGGGCCGGCAAGAGATCAGCCAGATGGTTACCGTGGCCGATCTGACGCGGACCGCCTTCATGAAGGGGCAGCTTTCCACGGTGATGAGCCCGCGCACGGTCATCAACTGGGCCGAAAACGCGCGCATCTTCCGCAACGTGGGCTATGCGTTCCGGCTGACTTTCCTGAACAAGTGCGACGAACTGGAACGGCAGACGGTGGCCGAGTTCTATCAGCGTTGCTTCGGCGAGGAACTGCCCGAGAGCGCGGCCTCGGTCGCGCTGGGCTGA
- a CDS encoding NAD(P)H-dependent oxidoreductase yields the protein MTRKPRIAVILGSTRDSRFGAKPAEWILEKAQARGDWEVELVDLKDHDLPLFNEVASNAWMPSADARATAWQEKIAAFDGYIFVVAEYNRSITGALKNALDQAYVDWNRKAFGVVGYGALGAARAVEHLRTIGIELQMVSTRSGVHIAGADFFAVHPLGQQNQPLSAIEATVGGSAKAMLDELDWWTRATMAARAEARTKAA from the coding sequence ATGACCCGCAAACCCCGCATCGCCGTCATCCTCGGCTCGACCCGCGATTCGCGCTTTGGCGCGAAACCGGCCGAGTGGATCCTCGAAAAAGCCCAGGCCCGCGGCGACTGGGAGGTCGAGCTGGTGGACCTTAAGGACCACGACCTGCCGCTGTTCAACGAGGTGGCCTCGAACGCCTGGATGCCCTCGGCCGACGCGCGCGCGACCGCCTGGCAGGAAAAGATCGCCGCGTTCGACGGCTACATCTTCGTCGTCGCGGAATACAACCGCTCGATCACCGGGGCGCTGAAGAACGCGCTGGACCAGGCCTATGTGGACTGGAACCGCAAGGCCTTTGGCGTCGTCGGTTACGGTGCGCTGGGGGCCGCCCGCGCGGTCGAGCATCTGCGCACCATCGGCATCGAACTGCAAATGGTCTCGACCCGGTCGGGCGTGCATATCGCGGGCGCCGATTTCTTTGCCGTGCACCCGCTCGGGCAGCAGAACCAGCCGCTGAGCGCGATCGAAGCGACGGTCGGCGGATCGGCCAAGGCGATGCTGGACGAGCTGGACTGGTGGACCCGCGCGACGATGGCGGCCCGCGCCGAGGCCCGGACGAAAGCGGCCTGA
- the cobT gene encoding cobaltochelatase subunit CobT, with translation MQKPSDNPADPFKKALTEATRVLADDTEVAVSFTVDPPGMTRDAMRLPQVTRRMTRDEVLLARGTADGFAMKRRYHNEGVHARYLPQGQMARDLYEAMETARCEAVGARHMPGTASNIDARIAHEADRKGYAQIRSQAEAPLSVAAGYLIREMASGRPLPKGANQVADMWRGFFEEQAGGTLEGLDAALANQAQFARLARQVITDLGYGDQLGDDPDDLGDDPEGAEEESDEAPDSPDSQGEDDQQQDESEQSDDGPQDESAQTETVMDDQADDELADETDMPQAEAPPEPPAPAPHSDADPNYTVFTTEFDEEISAEDLAEAAELERLRAYLDQQLEPLKGAVSRLANKLQRRLQAQQNRSWEFDKEEGILDAGRLARVVANPTTPLSFKWEKDTDFRDTVVTLLLDNSGSMRGRPISIAAICADVLARTLERCQVKVEILGFTTRAWKGGQSREKWLAEGRKQSPGRLNDLRHIVYKSADAPWRRVKDNLGLMMKEGLLKENIDGEALEWAHRRMQARREQRKILMVISDGAPVDDSTLSVNAANFLEKHLRDVIAMIEKRKAVELLAIGIGHDVTRYYERAVTITDVEQLAGAMTEQLAALFDSDPRARARVMGMASVMGR, from the coding sequence ATGCAGAAACCGTCCGACAACCCCGCCGATCCCTTCAAGAAAGCCCTGACCGAGGCGACTCGGGTCCTGGCCGACGATACCGAGGTCGCGGTCAGCTTCACCGTCGATCCGCCCGGCATGACGCGCGACGCGATGCGCCTGCCGCAGGTGACGCGGCGCATGACCCGCGACGAGGTGTTGCTGGCGCGTGGCACGGCGGACGGGTTCGCCATGAAGCGGCGTTACCACAACGAGGGGGTTCACGCCCGCTACCTGCCTCAGGGCCAGATGGCGCGCGATCTCTACGAGGCCATGGAAACCGCCCGCTGCGAGGCGGTGGGCGCGCGGCACATGCCGGGCACGGCCTCGAACATCGACGCGCGCATCGCCCACGAGGCCGACCGCAAGGGCTATGCCCAGATCCGCAGCCAGGCCGAGGCCCCGCTGAGCGTCGCCGCCGGCTATCTGATCCGCGAGATGGCCTCGGGGCGCCCCCTGCCCAAGGGCGCGAACCAGGTCGCCGACATGTGGCGCGGCTTTTTCGAGGAACAGGCCGGCGGCACGCTGGAAGGCCTGGACGCGGCGCTGGCCAACCAGGCGCAATTCGCCAGGCTCGCGCGGCAGGTCATCACCGATCTGGGCTATGGCGACCAGTTGGGCGACGACCCCGACGATCTGGGCGACGATCCCGAGGGCGCCGAGGAGGAAAGCGACGAGGCACCCGACAGCCCCGATTCCCAGGGCGAGGACGACCAGCAGCAAGACGAATCCGAGCAGTCCGACGATGGCCCGCAGGACGAATCGGCGCAGACCGAAACCGTCATGGACGACCAGGCCGACGACGAGTTGGCGGATGAAACGGACATGCCCCAGGCCGAGGCCCCGCCCGAGCCCCCCGCCCCCGCCCCGCATTCCGACGCCGACCCGAACTATACCGTCTTCACCACCGAGTTCGACGAAGAGATCTCGGCCGAGGATCTGGCCGAGGCCGCCGAACTGGAGCGGCTGCGCGCCTACCTGGATCAACAGCTCGAACCCCTGAAAGGGGCCGTGTCGCGCCTCGCCAACAAGCTGCAACGCCGGCTTCAGGCGCAACAGAACCGCAGTTGGGAATTCGACAAGGAGGAAGGCATCCTCGATGCCGGGCGGCTGGCGCGCGTGGTGGCGAACCCGACCACCCCCCTGTCGTTCAAGTGGGAAAAGGACACCGATTTCCGCGACACGGTGGTCACGCTGCTTCTGGACAACTCGGGCTCGATGCGCGGGCGACCGATCTCCATCGCCGCGATCTGCGCCGACGTTCTGGCCCGCACGCTGGAACGCTGCCAGGTCAAGGTCGAGATCCTGGGCTTCACCACCCGCGCCTGGAAGGGCGGCCAGAGCCGCGAGAAATGGCTGGCCGAGGGGCGCAAGCAGTCGCCCGGCCGCCTGAACGATCTGCGCCATATCGTCTACAAGAGCGCCGACGCCCCGTGGCGGCGGGTCAAGGACAACCTCGGTCTGATGATGAAAGAGGGCCTGCTGAAGGAAAACATCGACGGCGAGGCGCTGGAATGGGCGCATCGGCGGATGCAGGCCCGGCGCGAGCAGCGCAAGATCCTGATGGTGATTTCCGATGGCGCACCGGTCGATGACAGCACCTTGTCCGTCAACGCCGCGAATTTCCTGGAAAAACACCTGCGCGACGTGATCGCCATGATCGAAAAGCGCAAGGCCGTGGAATTGCTGGCGATCGGCATCGGCCACGACGTGACGCGCTATTACGAGCGCGCCGTGACGATCACCGATGTCGAGCAACTGGCCGGTGCGATGACCGAACAACTGGCCGCGCTGTTCGATTCCGACCCGCGCGCCCGCGCCCGGGTGATGGGCATGGCCTCGGTCATGGGGCGCTGA
- a CDS encoding aminopeptidase P family protein, whose product MFQTYVAATSPDQGPPRLARLRAELEARGLTGFLVPRSDAHQGEYVSPHDERLQWLTGFTGSAGFCVVLPDTAGVFIDGRYRLQVRDQIDLGTFRAVDWPETSAADWLRQHAPQQAVIGYDPWLHTPDEIGRIEAGLKGSTIALRALDTNPLDAVWTDQPPPARGLVREHPLSLAGRTGAEKRADLAQGLKRAGVAATVITLADSLAWLMNWRGSDIIRNPVVQGFAILHDDARLDLFIDAAKVAALPGDEGVTRHPIEAFADALKALNGVTRFDPQTAPVAVQTLLAQGAPGADPCLMAKATKNPAELEGMRAAHRRDGVAMVEFLAWFDAHALDGLSEIDMARTLEGFRAATGQLLDLSFDSISSTGPNAAINHYRVTEGSNRVLEPGDLFLIDSGGQYPDGTTDITRTLPVGPVAQDRRAAYTRVLQGMIAMSRARFPRGVSGGHLDALARYPLWLAGLDYDHGTGHGVGAALSVHEGPARLSRVSMLPLEPGMILSNEPGYYRAGGWGIRIENLLVVREAAPLGDDRRMLDFETITLCPIDTRLIERAMLSADEVRWLNAYHARVLAELGPAVSEFARDWLTQACAPI is encoded by the coding sequence ATGTTCCAGACCTATGTCGCCGCAACCTCGCCCGATCAGGGACCTCCGCGTCTGGCCCGTCTGCGCGCCGAACTCGAGGCGCGCGGGCTGACGGGTTTTCTGGTGCCGCGCTCGGACGCGCATCAGGGCGAATACGTCAGCCCCCATGACGAGCGGCTGCAATGGCTGACCGGGTTCACCGGATCGGCCGGGTTCTGTGTGGTGCTGCCCGACACGGCCGGTGTCTTCATCGACGGGCGCTATCGGTTGCAGGTGCGCGACCAGATCGACCTCGGGACCTTTCGCGCCGTGGACTGGCCCGAGACCTCGGCCGCCGATTGGCTGCGCCAGCACGCGCCCCAGCAGGCGGTGATCGGCTACGATCCCTGGCTGCACACCCCCGACGAGATCGGCCGGATCGAGGCCGGGCTCAAGGGTTCGACGATCGCCTTGCGGGCGCTCGACACCAACCCCCTGGATGCCGTCTGGACCGATCAGCCGCCGCCCGCGCGGGGGCTGGTGCGCGAACACCCGCTGTCGCTGGCGGGCCGCACCGGGGCCGAGAAACGCGCCGATCTGGCCCAGGGGCTGAAACGCGCCGGGGTGGCGGCGACGGTCATCACCCTGGCCGACAGCCTGGCCTGGCTGATGAACTGGCGCGGTTCGGACATCATCCGCAACCCGGTCGTGCAGGGCTTTGCGATCCTGCACGACGACGCGCGGCTGGATCTGTTCATCGACGCGGCCAAGGTCGCCGCGCTGCCGGGCGACGAGGGCGTTACCCGCCACCCGATCGAGGCCTTTGCCGATGCGCTCAAGGCGCTGAACGGCGTGACGCGCTTTGACCCGCAAACCGCGCCCGTCGCGGTGCAGACCCTGCTGGCGCAGGGTGCGCCGGGCGCCGATCCCTGCCTGATGGCCAAGGCGACAAAGAACCCGGCCGAACTGGAGGGAATGCGCGCCGCGCACCGCCGAGACGGCGTGGCGATGGTCGAATTCCTGGCCTGGTTCGACGCCCACGCGCTGGACGGGCTCAGCGAGATCGACATGGCACGGACCCTGGAAGGGTTCCGGGCCGCCACCGGGCAGCTATTGGACCTCAGCTTCGATTCCATCTCTTCGACCGGGCCCAACGCGGCGATCAACCATTACCGCGTGACCGAGGGCTCGAACCGGGTGCTGGAACCCGGCGACCTGTTCCTGATCGATTCGGGTGGGCAATACCCGGACGGCACGACCGACATCACCCGCACCCTGCCCGTCGGACCCGTGGCCCAGGACCGCCGCGCCGCCTATACCCGGGTGCTGCAAGGCATGATCGCGATGTCTCGCGCCCGCTTTCCCCGGGGTGTTTCGGGCGGCCATCTGGATGCGCTGGCGCGCTATCCGCTGTGGCTGGCGGGGCTGGACTACGACCACGGCACCGGGCACGGCGTGGGGGCCGCGCTCAGCGTGCACGAAGGGCCGGCGCGGCTGTCGCGGGTATCGATGCTGCCGCTGGAACCCGGCATGATCCTGTCGAACGAGCCCGGCTACTACCGGGCTGGCGGCTGGGGCATCCGCATCGAGAACCTGCTGGTCGTGCGCGAGGCCGCACCGCTGGGCGACGACCGGCGCATGCTGGATTTCGAGACCATCACCCTGTGCCCGATCGACACGCGGCTGATCGAACGCGCGATGCTGAGCGCGGACGAGGTTCGCTGGCTCAACGCCTATCACGCGCGCGTGCTGGCCGAGCTGGGGCCGGCGGTGTCCGAATTTGCCCGGGACTGGCTGACACAGGCCTGCGCCCCGATCTGA
- a CDS encoding DUF2155 domain-containing protein — translation MTRLALALTALLLALPAGAQQVNWQVLGEALRDQRPNGPEMASGTEAVLRGLDKISGEVQDMTLAVGDTLSFHHLTVALTGCRYPAENPSSDAYAFLDITDSVSAERLFHGWMVASSPALNALDHPRFDIWVMACH, via the coding sequence ATGACGCGGCTCGCCCTGGCGCTGACGGCGCTTTTGCTGGCGCTGCCGGCGGGCGCCCAGCAGGTCAACTGGCAGGTCCTGGGCGAGGCCCTGCGCGACCAGCGGCCGAACGGCCCCGAGATGGCCTCGGGCACCGAGGCGGTGCTGCGCGGGCTCGACAAGATATCGGGCGAGGTGCAGGACATGACCCTTGCGGTTGGGGATACGCTGAGCTTTCACCACCTGACGGTGGCGTTGACCGGCTGCCGCTATCCTGCCGAAAACCCCAGTTCCGACGCCTATGCGTTTCTCGACATCACCGATTCGGTCAGCGCGGAACGCCTGTTCCATGGCTGGATGGTCGCCTCGAGCCCGGCCCTGAACGCGCTGGACCATCCGCGCTTTGACATCTGGGTTATGGCCTGCCACTGA